In Natranaerobius thermophilus JW/NM-WN-LF, the genomic stretch TCCCATGATGATTTAAAAATAACGCTGGTTCAGATAAGTTCTTTCTTAACTGGGGTCGGCTTTTTGATATGTAATCAGAAACACTTTTTATTGCCATTTTACCTAGAGGAACAATTCTTTCCTTATCGCCTTTCCCTTTACATAGTATGTACCCATTGTTACTATCAACATGCTCAACATTCAATGATATTAATTCACTAACTCTCATGCCTGTTGCATACAAAACCTCAAGCATTGCCTTATCTCTTTTACCTTTGAAATCGGTAGTATCCGGTTGGTTTAAAAGTTTGTCCACTTCCTGTGGTGATAAAATTTCAGGCAATTTTTTTTCTTGTTTGGGAGTTTCTAAATCAGTTGATGGATTCTCTGAAATCATGCCTTCCTGAAGTAAAAACTGAAAGAAAGACCGGACAGAGGCTATGTTTCTAGTTACGGTGGCCGAAGCTTTACCCTTTTCTTTCATAAATATTAAATATTTCATAATATGAGTACGTTTGACTTCCTGCCACTTTGTTACACCTTGTTGGTTAAGGAACTCTAAAAAGTTTTTTAGATCGCGCAAATACGAGTTTAGCGTGTTCTCTGACAAACCTCGTTCAACATTTAAATAATAGATAAATTCGTGAACGGTTTTTTCCATAGGCAATAACTCCTTCTTAAAATCATTAAATATTACTATTTAGTCTTTAGGCTCTGTTATACTCCGTTGTTGATAGTTGAACTCTTCGATTGAACTAATTTTGTGTAGGGTTGATATTACATCTTAACGATCCAACATTAGAATTAAAGTCAAATAACAGGATGTTATTTGCTGATCATGCTCAGGGATAAGCAGTTGATCAGGAAGCTTTAATTCTACTGTTGGGAAGTTTTAGATGTACCAGCCCGAAATTTTGATGTGAAATTGAGAATTCAACTATCAACATTCAAATTTAACACAGCCAA encodes the following:
- the xerD gene encoding site-specific tyrosine recombinase XerD yields the protein MEKTVHEFIYYLNVERGLSENTLNSYLRDLKNFLEFLNQQGVTKWQEVKRTHIMKYLIFMKEKGKASATVTRNIASVRSFFQFLLQEGMISENPSTDLETPKQEKKLPEILSPQEVDKLLNQPDTTDFKGKRDKAMLEVLYATGMRVSELISLNVEHVDSNNGYILCKGKGDKERIVPLGKMAIKSVSDYISKSRPQLRKNLSEPALFLNHHGKRLSRQGFWKILKKYAEKIGIKQKITPHTLRHSFATHLLENGADLRAVQEMLGHSDISTTQIYTHLTKQRLKDVYSKSHPRA